The segment CGGGTTCGAGGTCGCGCTGCAGCTCGGGGTCGACGACGGCCAGCGAGATCGACACACTGGCGCCCGGACCGTCCTGCTCGGCCGCGGCGATCAACGGCAGATCGCGGCGCACCAAGGTGCCCTTGGTCAGGATCGAATACGGCGTGCCGGATTCGGCGAGGGCGTTCAAGATGCCCGGCATCAGCCGGTAGCGGCCTTCGGCGCGCTGGTAGGGATCGGTGTTGGTACCCAGTGCCACCGTCTCCCTGGTCCACGAGGGCCGGCGCAATTCGCGGGAAAGAACCTCGGCCACATTGGTTTTCACCACGACCTGGGTGTCGAAATCCGCACCGGGGTCGAAGTCCAGATATTCGTGGGTCGGCCGGGCGAAGCAGTACCGGCAGGCGTGGGAACAGCCACGGTAGCCGTTGACGGTGTACCGAAACGGCAGCATCGCCGCATTCGGTACCTTGTTCAGCGCGGACTTGCACAAGACCTCGTGGAACGTGATCGCGTCGAACTCCGGTGTGCGGACACTGCGGACGAAACCGAGCCGCGCCAGACCCGGCAGTGCGCCGTCGTCGGCGCGTGCGCTCTGTCCGTCCCATCGCATAGATTCATCGAACATTTGTTCGATGAGATTGTCAAGCGGGGATCAGGGCCGTGCCTCGAAGACCAGGTTGAACGGGGTCTCGGCGACGCGGCGGAACCGGGTGAAGCCGGCATCGTCGACCAGCACTTGGGCCAGTCGGCGCTCCCCCGCCTGCGCGCCGAGCGCCGGGCCCTGCTGTGCCAGCGATACCGGCACGCAGATGAGCGAGGACGCTCCGTAGAACACCCGGCCCACCGGGTTGAGGTTGTCGGCCACGGTGTCGCCGGCGAACGGCTCCACCAGCATGCAGTGGCCGTCGGGTTTCAGTGACCGGCGCGCGTGGCTCGCGGCTCCGGCGGGATCCGCCATATCGTGCAGGCAGTCGAAGAAGGCGATCAGGTCGTAGTCACCGCCCTGATAACCGGTCGCGTCGGCCACCTCGAAGGACGCGTTGGCAACCCCGGCCTGCGCGGCGTGCTCCCGGGCCGTCGCGATCGAGGCGTCGTGATAGTCGATGCCGACGAACTGCGACTCCGGAAAGGCCTGTGCCATCAGAATTGTGGTGACCCCGTGCCCACACCCGATATCGGCCACCTTCGCCCCGGCGGCGAGCTTGTCGACGACACCGTCGAGCGCGGGCAGCCAGGAGTCCAACAAGTGGGCACGGTAGCCGGCCCGGAAGAAGCGTTCGGTCCCGCCGAACAGGCAGGGATGGTGATCTCCCCACTCCATCCCCGCGCCGCTGCGAAAGTTCTGCACCGCGCGCGACTTGACGTGAAACAGGTCCTCGACCACCGCATAGCCGCCGGGTAGGTCCACCGGCCCGTCCGGGTCGGCCAGGCACAGTGCCTGCTCCTCGGAGAGGAAGTAGGTCCCCGTGGCGCTTTCGTACTCCACGTAACCGCCGGCGGCCTGATTGGCCAGCCACTCGCGTACGTATCGCTCGACGGTGCCGGTACGGGCGGCCAACTCGGCCGGTGTGCAGCGCCCCTCGGCCAGCGCCGCGTACAGCCCGAGTTCGTCACCGATCAGCACCAGGGTGGCGCTCATCGACGCCCCGAGATCACCCACCGCCTTGTTCAGAAACGCTTGGAGTTTGCCCTCGTCGACGGCCATCACAGGCTCCTTCGCCCGCGGCACCCGGGCGGATGCCCGCAAACTCCGAATTTACTCCGCGACGCGACCGGTCACCGAGAAATGACCGATCCGCCCCCGCGCCCAGCAAACCGATATCAGGCGGCTACCACTGGGTGCCCTGGCACCACACGCTGTACGGCGCATCCTGGGCGGCGATGATCTGGTCGCCGACCGCGATATCGCAATGCGCGTTCGGTGCCCCCACGCCGCCCTTGGTGGTGCTGCTCACCTGCAGGATGGCCCACTGCGGATCGGCCAGCGTGGTCTCGACCACCCACGGCGCGTCCGGACCCACGGTGATGGTCTCGCGCTTGGCGTAGGCGTACGCATCGGCGTTGTAGGCGTCCTTGCTCGCCGGCTGTGCCGTCAGATAGAACACCTGGAATTGGTAAGGCGCGCCCGAGGTCAGGGTGTAGCGGACCACTTGACCGCCCGCCTCCGGTTCGGCACCGGCCGTCGCGGTGCCGAAGGCGAGCGCCGCGCCCGCCACCATCGCCGCCGCGCCGGCGACCGCTCCTACCTTGCTCGTGGTATTTCGCATGCCCATCACATCGCCGGACGCTACCGGATCGTTACACCCGCCTCATCCGCACCGGGTTGTACCAGCCGAACGGACGGCCAACCACGATCGAACAACACGTTAATTTGTTCGTCACATAGAGAAATTTCACAGAAACCTAGGCCCCCTAACGTGCCGATTCGACACCCACTCGGGTTCTCCAAAGTTCTGACGATGCACTGAAATCGAAGGAAAGGCCTTAGATGCGACTCCCCCGCCCGATGTTCAACAGGTCAGTTCTGCTAGCGGGGAGCGTCGTGGTCACCACCTCGATGCTGCTCGCTGCCTGCGGTAGCAAGGCCAGCGAGACCGAAGCGTCCAGCGCCGAATCGTGCGTCGACACCTCGGGTTCCACCGTCAAGGTCGGCTCGCTGAACTCCCTGTCGGGCACCATGGCCATCTCCGAGGTCACCGTGCGCGACGCCATCAAGCTCGCCGTCGACGAGATCAACGCCGCCGGTGGCGTGTTGGACAAGCAGATCCAGATCGTCGGCGAGGACGGCGCCTCCGAACCCACCGTGTTCGCCGAGAAGGCCGAGAAGCTGATCAGCAGTGACTGTGTCGCAGCCGTTTTCGGTGGTTGGACCTCTTCGAGTCGCAAGGCCATGCTGCCGGTCTTCGAGAGCAACAACGCGCTGCTCTACTACCCCGTGCAGTACGAGGGCCTGGAGTCGAGCAAGAACATCTTCTACACCGGGGCGACCACCAACCAGCAGATCGTGCCCGCGCTGGACTACCTGAAGGAAAAGGGCACCAAGTCGCTCTACCTGGTGGGCAGTGACTACGTCTTCCCGCAGACCGCCAATCGCATCATCAAGGCGTACGCAGCGGCCAACGGGATGGAGATCAAGGGCGAGGACTACACGCCGCTGGGCTCGACCGACTTCTCCACCATCGTCAACAAGGTCCGCACGGCCGACGCCGACGCGGTGTTCAACACCCTCAACGGTGACTCCAACGTGGCGTTCTTCCGCGAGTACAAGAACGTCGGGCTCACCCCGCAGGCGATGCCGGTGGTCTCGGTGTCCATCGCCGAAGAGGAGGTCGGTGGTATCGGCGTGCAGAACATCACCGATCAGCTGACCGCGTGGAACTACTACCAGACCATCGACACCCCGGTGAACAACGCGTTCGTGGCCGCTTACAAGAAGGCCTACGGCGAGAACAAGCCGACCTCGGACCCGATGGAGGCCGCCTACGTCTCGGTGTACCTGTGGAAGAACACCGTCGAGAAGGCCGGATCGTTCGACGTCAAGGCCATTCAGGAGAACGCAGGCGGGGTCAGCTTCGACGCCCCCGAGGGCAAGGTGACCATCGACGGCGAGAACAACCACATCACCAAGACGGCGCGCATCGGCGAGATCAAGCCCGATGGTCTCATCTACACGGTGTGGGAGTCCGCCGGCCCGATCGAGCCGGACCCGTACCTGAAGTCCTACCCGTGGGCCGCCGGGCTGTCGGGATAACCACGTGGATGTCCTGATCGGACAGCTGGCAACAGGATTGAGCCTCGGCTCGATCCTGTTGCTCGCTGCACTCGGACTCTCACTGACCTTCGGTCAGATGGGTGTCATCAACATGGCACACGGCGAGTTCATCATGGCCGGCTGCTACACCGCCTACGTGGTTCAGCAGGCCGTCTCGAATACCGGTGCCTCACTGCTGATCTCATTGGTCGTCGGTTTCCTGGTCGGCGGAGCCATGGGTGTGCTGCTGGAAGTCACGCTGATCCAGCGGATGTATGACCGGCCGCTGGACACCCTGCTGGTCACCTTCGGTGTCGGCCTGATCCTGCAGCAGATCGCCCGCGACATCTTCGGCGCCCCGGCGGTGAACGTCGTGGCACCGGAATGGCTCTCCGGAGGTGTGGAGATCCTGGGCGCGGTGGTGCCCAAGACCCGCATCTTCATCCTGGTGCTCGCGGCGGTGGCCGTGGTGGCCCTGGCCGCCGCACTCAAGGCCAGTCCGATGGGCCGGCGCATCCGCGCGGTCGTGCAGAACCGCGACCTGGCCGAGACCAGCGGAATCTCCTCGCGGCGAACCGATATCACCACGTTCTTCATCGGTTCCGGGCTGGCCGGGGTGGCCGGGGTGGCACTCACTCTGATCGGCTCGACCAGCCCGACCACCGGGCAGAGTTATCTGATCGATGCCTTCCTGGTCGTGGTGGTGGGCGGTCTGGGGCAGATCAAGGGCACCGTCATCGCCGCGCTCGGGATCGGCTTCCTGAACTCGTTCATCGAGTACAACACCACGGCCTCGCTGGCCAAGGTGATTCTGTTCGTGATCATCGTGTTCTTCCTGCAGGTGCGCCCGCAGGGCCTGTTCACGGTTCGAACGAGGAGTCTGGTGTGAAACACCTCATCGGTCGTTGGCAGACGTGGGCCGGCTTCGGCGTCGGCGCCATCGTGTTGTTCGGTCTCGCTCCCGCCGTCCTGTCCGATTTCCGGCTGGGCCTGTTCGCGAAGTTCCTGTGCTTCGCGATCGTCGCCGTCGGCATCGGATTGGCCTGGGGCCGAGGCGGAATGCTGGTGCTGGGCCAGGGCGTGTTCTTCGGGCTCGGCGGCTACATCATGGGCATGCACCTGAAGATCTCCGACGCGGCCCTGACCAACCAAGACGTCCCGGACTTCATGCAGATCGCCGGTGTGCGGGAACTGCCCGGCTACTGGCAACCGTTCGCCTCGCCGGTGGTCACGCTGGTGGCCATCGTGGTGATCCCCACCGGCATCGCCGCACTGCTGGGCCTGGGCGTGTTCAAACGCCGGGTCAAGGGCGCCTATTTCGCGATCCTGTCGCAGGCGCTGGCCGCCGCCTTGGCCATCTTGCTGATCGGGCAGACCAGCGTCGGAGGCAGCAACGGGCTGACCAACTTCCGCACCTTCTTCGGGTTCTCGCTCAAGGACCCGGTGAACAAGCAGATGCTGTACTTCATCGCCGCCGCGGTGCTCCTGCTCTCGGTGGCGGTGGCACGGCAGCTGATGCAGAGTCGCTACGGGGAACTGCTCGTCGCCGTGCGCGACGGTGAGGAGCGGGTGCGCTTCCTGGGCTACGACCCGGCCAATATCAAGGTCGTCGCCTACGTGGTCGCCGCGCTGTTCGCCAGCATCGCCGGGGCGCTGTTCGCCCCGATCGTCGGGTTCATCGCACCGTCACAGGTCGGCATCCTGCCCTCGATCGCCTTCCTGATCGGAGTGGCCATCGGCGGGCGCACCACGCTGCTCGGCCCGGTGCTCGGCGCCATCGGGGTGGCGTGGGCGCAGACGCTGCTCTCGGAACGCTTTCCGTCGGAGTGGACCTACGCCCAAGGCGCCTTGTTCATCATCGTCGTCGGGTTCTTCCCGGCCGGCCTGGCCGGGCTCGGGGTGTTCCTGCGCCGCCGCAAGGGCAAGCCGGACGTCGGCGACGGACCGGCGCCCGATCCGGCGTCGCTGCCCGATCCCGACCCGGAACCAGAGAAGGCCGGAGCCACCGCATGACAGAGCTCGAGACCGAGGTCCATCCCGAACCCGCCGCCGGCGGCAACGCCGGGATGGGCACCCAGTACCTGGAAGTCCGCGGGCTCACCGTGGATTTCGACGGCTTCAAGGCCGTCAGCGATGTGGACCTGACCCTGTTCCAGGGTGACCTGCGCTTCCTGATCGGCCCCAACGGCGCCGGGAAGACCACCGTCATCGACGCGATCACCGGGCTGGTGCCCGCCACCGGATCGGTGAGCAAGTCCGGACAGGAACTGCTGGGCAAGAAGGTCCACCAGATCGCCCGCCGCGGGGTGGGACGCACCTTCCAGACCGCGACGGTGTTCGAGCAACTCACCGTGCTGCAGAATCTGGACATCGCCGCGGGTGCCGGAAGGTCCGCCTGGGCGCTGCTGCGGCGTCGCTCCGGAATTCTGCCCGCGATCGAAGAAGCCCTTGAGACAACCGGTCTCGCGGATCTGGCCGACAAGCCGGCAGGCGTGCTGGCACACGGCCAGAAACAGTGGCTGGAGATCGGCATGCTGCTGGTGCAGAACGCCGATGTGCTGCTGCTCGACGAACCGGTCGCCGGCATGAGCCACGAGGAACGCGAAGAGACCGGAAACCTGCTGCGCCGCATCGGCGGTGAGCGCACCGTGGTGGTCGTCGAGCACGATATGGACTTCATGCGCGCGTTCGCGACGTCGGTGACGGTGCTGGCCCGCGGTCAGGTGATCGCCGAGGGCACGGTGGCCGAGGTCCAGGCCAATCCGCGGGTGCAGGAGGTCTACCTGGGTACCGCGGCGGCCGGCACCGATGATCTGAAAGAGGAATCCTGATGCTCGAACTCGTCGACGTGCGGACCGGCTACGGCCGCTCCGAGGTCATCCACGGGGCCAGCCTGGAGGTGCCCGCCGACGGGGTGGCCGCGGTCATGGGCCACAACGGGGCGGGCAAGACCACCCTGTTGCGTGCCGCGGTCGGGCTCCTGAAATGCAGTGCCGGAAAGGTACTTTTCGACGGTGAGGACATCACCAAACTGCGGCCCAGCGCCCGGGTGGCCAAGGGGCTGGCCTATGTGCCGCAGGGCCAGCAGTCCTTCGGTCAGCTCACCACCGCGGAGAACCTCCAGGTGGTGGCCGACGGACGCAAGAACGCCAAATCGCTGATCGACGAGCAGCTCGACCTGTTCCCGGCCCTCAAGGAACTGCTCACCCGCCGGGCCGGGCTGCTCTCCGGCGGGCAGCGTCAGCAACTGGCGATCGCGCGCGCCCTGATCACCACCCCGAAATGCCTGATCCTCGACGAACCGACCGAGGGCATCCAGCCGTCGGTGGTGGCCGAGATCGAGGCCGCGATCACCGCGCTGACCGCTCGCGGGGATCTCGGGGTGCTGCTGGTCGAGCAGCACATCGGTTTCGCGCTGGAGTCGGCGCAGCGCTACTACATCCTGGAGGCCGGCCGGGTGACCTCCAGCGGCACCGGCGGCTCCGCGTCGGAGGCCGAGGTCCGTGCGGCGATGGCTATCTAAAGCTCCAGCAGCACGGTCACCGGGCCGTCGTTGACGAGCTCGACCGCCATGTGCGCCCCGAAGACCCCGGTGGCCACCGGCGCACCGAGCGCGCGCAGCGCGTCGGCGAACGCATCGATGAGCGGCTCGGCGACCGGACGCGGTGCGGCGGCGTTCCAGGACGGGCGGCGGCCCTTGACGGTGTTGGCGTACAGGGTGAACTGGCTGACCACCAGGATCGGCGCGCCGGTGTCGGCGGCCGCCCGCTCGTCGTCGAGAATGCGGAGCCGCCAGAGCTTTTCGGCCATCTTGGTGGCCAGCGCCTCGTCGTCGGTGTGGGTGATGCCGACCAGTGCGAGCAGTCCCTGCCCGGCCGGCTCGATCCGCCCCACGGTCTGCCCGCCGACCACCACCCGCGCCGATGTCACCCGTTGCACCAGAACTCGCATGCCCCGAACCCTAGAGTGTTCCCATGCGGATCCTCGCCGAGCAGGGTGGTCTGGTCATCGCCGAGGACGGTCCGCGCATTCTGGTGATCGACCGCGGCGCCGGAGCGGCACAGGTGCTGGCCTTCGTGCTGCTGATCCTGACGGTGGTGTTCGGTGGTTTCGGCATCGTGTCGACGGTGCTGGCACTGCGCGACTCGCAGAGCAACCCACCGCTGGTCGTCGCCGCGGTGGTCCTCGCGGCCGGTATCGCCACCGCGGCGGCTCTGCTGTTCGTCGTCCGGTCGCTGCGCCGCATCCGGTCGGCGCCGCTGGACACCTTCACACCGGTCGCGGTGCTCGACCGGCAGCGGCGGATTTTCCTCGACGGTGCGGGCCAGATCGTGGCACCGCTGGAGCACGTCCGCTTCGAGCGCCGCATGCAGATGACGTCGAGCTCCCCGAAGTTGGTGGCGGTGACGCCGGCGGGAATCCGCGTCCTCAAGCGCGGCAACCCGTTCGGCGGCGGCATCGGCGACATGGACGCGGTGTTGTCCACCGCGATCCTGCGCCCGCCGGGCTAACTCAGACGGCGCAGCACCTCCGCGGCCACCGCGTCGATCGCGATGTCGACCTGCTCACCGCTGCCGAGGTCTTTGACCCCCACCGTGCCCGCGTCGATATCGCGGTCCCCGGCCACCAGGGCGAGCACGGCACCCGAGCGGTCCGCGCCGCGCATCGAGGCCTTCAGACTGCGATCGCCATAGGCCAGATCCACCCGAATACCGTTGGCGCGCAGGGTGGCGGCCAGCTTCGCCAGTTCGAGCTTGGCCGTCTCCCCCAGCGCCACGCCGTACACGTCCACCCGGTTGGCGGCGCCCACGGTCTTGCCCTCGGCCGCCAGGGCCAGCAGGGTGCGGTCCACCCCGAGGCCGAACCCGATACCGGACAGATCCTGCCCACCGAGCTGACCCATCAGCCCGTCGTACCGACCACCGCCGCCGATACCGGACTGCGCACCCAGGCCGTCGTGCACGAACTCGAAGGTGGTCTTCGTGTAGTAATCCAGCCCACGCACCATCCGCGGGTTCACCACATAGGGCACCCCGAGCGCGTCCAGGTGGGCCAGCACGGTCTCGAAGTGCGCCTTGGCGGCGTCGGAGAGGTGATCGAGCATCAGCGGGGCGTCGGCGGTCATCTCGCGCACCGCGGGACGCTTGTCGTCGAGCACCCGCAGCGGATTGATCTCCGCGCGTCGTCGGGTGTCCTCGTCGAGGTCGAGGGTGAACAGGAACTCCTGCAGCAACTCCCGGTACCGGGGCCGGCAGGTCTCGTCACCCAGTGAGGTGATCTCCAGCCGGAAACCATCCAGCCCGAGGGACCGGAACCCGCCGTCGGCCACGGCGATGACCTCGGCGTCCAGGGCGGGATCGTCCACCCCGATGGCCTCCACCCCGACCTGTTGCAGCTGTCGGTAGCGGCCGGCCTGCGGCCGTTCGTAGCGGAAGAACGGCCCGGCGTAGCACAGCTTGACCGGCAGCGGCCCGCGGTCGAGCCCATGCTCGATGACCGCCCGCATGACACCGGCGGTGCCCTCCGGACGCAGCGTCACCGAACGCTCACCGCGGTCGGCGAAGGTGTACATCTCCTTGCTCACCACATCGGTGGATTCGCCGACGCCGCGGGCGAACAACGCGGTGTCCTCGAAGATCGGCAACTCGATATCGCCGTACCCGGCCCGCCGGGCGGCGGCGAGCAAGCCGTCGCGCACCGCGACGAAGGCCGCGGAGTCGGGCGGAAAGTAGTCGGGTACACCCTTGGGCGCCTTGAAATCAGCCACGGTATTCGCTCACAGAGTCAGACCTTCGAGAAAGGGGTTGGTGCGGCGCTCGAATCCGATCGTGGACCGCGGGCCGTGCCCGGGGAGTACCACGGTGTCATCGTCGAGCACCATCAGTTTTGTCACGAGTGAGTTCATCAGATCCCGCCCGCTGCCGCCGAACAGGTCGGTGCGGCCCACCGACCCCTTGAACAGAGTGTCACCGGTGAAGCACAGACCCGGAGCCCGGAAACACACCGAGCCCAGCGTGTGGCCCGGGGTGTGGTCGACGGTCACAGCCATCCCGCCGACGTCGAGCAGCTGGGCATCGTGCTCCAGTTCGACGACCTGACGCGGCTCACGGAACAGCGCGCCCAGCGCCAGCTGACCGAGTCGCGGTCCGATGCCCTTGATCGGGTCGGTCAACATCACCCGGTCCTGCGGATGGATGAACACCGGGCAGCCGTAGGTGTCGGCCACCTTCTGCGCCGACCACATGTGATCGAGGTGTCCGTGGGTCAGCAGGACCGCCGCCGGGGTGAGCCGGTGCTCGTCGAGGATCGTGCGCAGCCGGCCGAAGGCCGACTGGCCGGGGTCGACGATGACGGCGTCGGCCCCGGCGTGCGGTGCCAGCACATAGCAATTGCACGCCAGCACCCCCGCCGGGAATCCGGTGATCAACACCGGGCAAGTTTCCCACGTCCACTTTCGGCACCGGTATTCGCGCGGGTCGCACGGCCCGCCCTCAGAAACGCCTGGCACACTCGGTGCCGATGTGAACGCGCGGCCGACGCCGCGCAGACCCGAGGAGGACAGCGGCGGTGCCGACCAACGAACAGCGACGGGCAGCGGCCAAGCGCAAGCTCGAACGTCAGCTCGAACGCCGAGAGCAGCGGGCCAAGCGGGCGCGCCTGATCACGATCATCGCCTCGGTGACCGGCGTGCTCGTGGTGGTCGGCGCGGTGGTGGCCACCGTCATCATCACCAACAAGGACTCCGCGAACACCGCGTCCGCCTCGACGACCACCAGCGCAGACCCCGGCGCCCCGCAACCCGCCGCGGACGGCAAGCTGCCCCCGTTCGCGGCGCCGGCCGGCCTCGGCCAGGACTGCCAGTACCCGGCCGCGGGCGAGGCCAGCCGCAAGGTCAACCCGCCGCGCACCGGAAAGATCCCGATGGACGAGGCGGAGATCAGCGTCAGCATGGCCACCGATCAGGGCAATATCGGCCTGATGCTGAACAACGCGCAGGCGCCGTGCACCGCGAACAGCTTCGCCAGCCTGGCCGGGCAGGGCTACTTCAACGACACCCCCTGCCACCGGCTGACGACCAGCGACAGCCTGTCGGTTCTGCAGTGCGGTGACCCCACCGGCCAGGGCACCGGCGGCCCGGGCTACGAGTTCGCCAACGAGTACCCGACCAACCAGTACCAGCCGGACAACCCGGCGCTGCAGCAGCCCGTGCTCTATCCGCGCGGCACGCTGGCGATGGCCAACGCCGGCCCCGGCACCAACGGCAGCCAGTTCTTCCTGGTCTACAAGGATTCGCAGCTGCCGCCGAACTACACCGTGTTCGGCACCATCGACGAGACCGGCCTGGCCACCCTGGACAAGATCGCCGGCGCCGGCGTGGAGGGTGGCGGTCAGGACGGTCCGCCGGCCACCAAGGTGCAGGTGAAGACGATCCAGCTGGACTGAGCCGATGAGCGTCCCGCCGTACGGGTTCCACCCGCCCGGCTATCCCCCGGCCTACGGCTATCCGCCCGCGCCGAGGCCGACCAACGCGCTGGCCGTCGCCTCGCTCATCTGCGCCTTCCTGGTCGCCCCGCTGGGCGTGGTGTTCGGCCACATCTCGCTGCACCAGATCAAGCGCAGCGGCGAGGACGGGCGGCCGATGGCCATCGCGGGTCTGGTGATCGGCTACCTGCTCACCGTGCTCGGGGTGCTGGTGCTGGTCTTCACGTTCGTGGTGACGCGGGCGATCGTCGAGGACATCCGTGAGTACGACCCGAACGCGCCGCGCTACACCGCGGCACCCGGGGTGCCGGCCGGGGAACTGCCCTCGTTCAAGCCACCGGCGCCCCTCGGCTCTAACTGCCAGTACCTGAAAACCTCGGAGCCGGCGAGCAAGCCGGTCCAGCCGCCCCGGATGGGTAAGGTGCCCACGACGCCGGCCAGCATCCCCGCGGTGATCACGACCGACCGCGGGGCGATCGGTCTGCAGCTGAACAATGCCCAGGCCCCGTGCACGGTGAACAACTTCGCCAGCCTGGCCGCGCAGGGGTTCTTCAACGGCACCGACTGCCACCGGCTGACCACCACCCCCGAACTCGGGGTGCTGCAGTGCGGGGACCCGCTGGGCACCGGTAAGGGCGGCCCCGGATACCAATTCCCCAACGAGTACCCCACCAACCAGTACCGGTTGACCGATCCCGCGGTACGCATCCCGGTGGTCTATCCCCGGGGCACCCTGGCCATGGCCAACGCCGGCCCCGGCACCAACGGCAGCCAGTTCTTCCTGGTGTACCGGGATTCCGAGCTGCCGCCCACCTATCCTGTGTTCGGCACCATCGACGAGG is part of the Mycobacterium adipatum genome and harbors:
- a CDS encoding peptidylprolyl isomerase: MPTNEQRRAAAKRKLERQLERREQRAKRARLITIIASVTGVLVVVGAVVATVIITNKDSANTASASTTTSADPGAPQPAADGKLPPFAAPAGLGQDCQYPAAGEASRKVNPPRTGKIPMDEAEISVSMATDQGNIGLMLNNAQAPCTANSFASLAGQGYFNDTPCHRLTTSDSLSVLQCGDPTGQGTGGPGYEFANEYPTNQYQPDNPALQQPVLYPRGTLAMANAGPGTNGSQFFLVYKDSQLPPNYTVFGTIDETGLATLDKIAGAGVEGGGQDGPPATKVQVKTIQLD
- a CDS encoding peptidylprolyl isomerase yields the protein MSVPPYGFHPPGYPPAYGYPPAPRPTNALAVASLICAFLVAPLGVVFGHISLHQIKRSGEDGRPMAIAGLVIGYLLTVLGVLVLVFTFVVTRAIVEDIREYDPNAPRYTAAPGVPAGELPSFKPPAPLGSNCQYLKTSEPASKPVQPPRMGKVPTTPASIPAVITTDRGAIGLQLNNAQAPCTVNNFASLAAQGFFNGTDCHRLTTTPELGVLQCGDPLGTGKGGPGYQFPNEYPTNQYRLTDPAVRIPVVYPRGTLAMANAGPGTNGSQFFLVYRDSELPPTYPVFGTIDEAGLAVLDRIAAGGVADGGDDGTPATSVTIQAVRVR